A single region of the Brachypodium distachyon strain Bd21 chromosome 3, Brachypodium_distachyon_v3.0, whole genome shotgun sequence genome encodes:
- the LOC104584227 gene encoding uncharacterized protein LOC104584227: MTADDFLATFVYRRLCLLQRRTHKMCFYGGQFDPNRVSTVRLDQAAVRRRVKAIAKTSMPERWEWGMPAYSRKHRPPPRFTLQRNEDRKSPDKHFGSQRTTIDHEDPDSEDHMPIAHASPRRTEADSDDPVAAEASGPARTAEKDLPRTMKRKKVASRGPKPKPMTVGVALTAIQSQTCIASEIPAAPSPRAEPATQATGEAETTADPTSPVQDVSPSIDASSIAQAGTSAVGTAPSSAATETKTEPPVTETPQQPATEPKGPQGPQTTTTEPSPPPQLQATQLAAAQARKTRSSAIPAGQAPLSSSSSQGARGNQGVPLRTTNGHSWGSLDQFVMDWNSSDSYEVTSGSLQIAQQSPLVGPAPVATPESVSAWMFQAKVALFESSRAAETCMNKRTSIFKVLLAKHKKLTAEHKAISVTYFCQPDEKTRLEEQHRDEVARLKAQLKAQAEAHKTEVGQLILALSAQADEKIRVEGEVQKSKDLIAEVETRASTAEKEKAENACLLSVCRRDLIKIDTMLTTAVIKARKRRDPAEAAPFEYDLKDYLVSIVSRIKPLKSFGVNMLNVGIRAFRALWPGEEAPTGILELAKRLLEVEDRLNEWRESAAHVGADEALSFVLSWYDDINLDVLQSMRVGSPFLSDPELIAKQQERAYSFIQYADLHKFVEGPISEADAEMAEEED, translated from the exons ATGACGGCCGACGATTTCTTAGCCACCTTCGTGTACCGGCGGTTGTGCCTACTCCAACGCCGGACACACAAGATGTGCTTTTACGGTGGTCAGTTTGACCCAAACCGGGTGTCCACCGTCCGGCTTGATCAGGCTGCAGTCCGGCGCCGGGTCAAGGCGATCGCGAAGACGAGTATGCCGGAGCGCTGGGaatggggtatgccggcatacagccGGAAGCACCGTCCGCCCCCA AGGTTCACCCTTCAGCGCAACGAAGACAGGAAGTCCCCGGATAAACACTTTGGGAGCCAACGAACGACCATCGACCATGAAGATCCGGACTCAGAGGATCACATGCCGATTGCTCATGCCAGCCCCCGTCGCACCGAAG CTGACTCGGACGATCCCGTCGCTGCTGAGGCATCGGGTCCAGCACGCACTGCCGAGAAGGACCTTCCGAGAACCATGAAGCGGAAGAAAGTCGCCTCTCGTGGACCAAAGCCGAAGCCCATGACTGTTGG GGTGGCTTTGACGGCCATCCAATCTCAGACGTGTATTGCGtctgagatcccggcagctccatctcctcgtgcTGAGCCCGCAACTCAGGCCACGGGAGAGGCCGAGACTACTGCGGATCCGACATCCCCCGTCCAGGATGTCAGCCCGAGCATCGATGCTTCGAGCATTGCACAAGCCGGGACGTCCGCAGTCGGGACTGCTCCTTCATCGGCGGCAACAGAGACAAAAACGGAGCCTCCGGTCACGGAGACTCCTCAGCAGCCGGCCACAGAGCCCAAAGGACCCCAAGGACCGCAGACTACAACGACAGAGCCATCACCGCCACCGCAGCTGCAAGCTACTCAACTGGCGGCTGCACAAGCCAGGAAAACTAGGAGCTCCGCTATCCCGGCGGGACAAGCGCCTCTAAGTTCTTCCAGCTCGCAGGGTGCCCGTGGTAACCAGGGAGTTCCCCTTAGGACGACCAACGGGCACAGCTGGGGGTCGCTGGACCAGTTCGtaatggactggaacagcTCCGACAGCTATGAGGTGACCTCCGGCAGCCTCCAGATAGCGCAGCAGAGCCCTCTGGTGGGGCCCGCACCTGTGGCGACTCCGGAGTCTGTATCAGCCTGGATGTTTCAGGCGAAGGTCGCCTTGTTTGAGTCCAGCCGAGCTGCAGAG ACCTGCATGAACAAGCGCACTTCCATCTTTAAGGTCCTGCTGGCGAAGCACAAGAAGCTGACAGCGGAGCACAAGGCCA TTTCTGTAACATACTTCTGCCAAccagatgagaagactcggctggAAGAGCAGCACCGGGACGAAGTGGCCCGGCTGAAGGCGCAGCTCAAAGCTCAAGCGGAGGCGCATAAGACCGAGGTAGGTCAACTGATCTTGGCTCTCTCCGCCCAAGCTGACGAGAAAATCCGCGTAGAAGGCGAAGTGCAGAAATCCAAGGATCTCATCGCCGAGGTCGAGACCCGCGCCAGTACtgccgagaaggagaaggccgagAACGCATGCCTACTCAGCGTGTGCCGGCGTGACCTCATCAAAATCGACACAATGCTGACTA CTGCCGTGATCAAGGCCCGCAAAAGGAGGGATCCAGCCGAGGCAGCACCCTTTGAATATGACTTGAAGGATTACTTGGTTAGCATTGTGAGCCGGATAAAGCCTCTGAAGTCCTTCGGGGTGAATATGCTCAATGTCGGCATCCGGGCCTTCCGAGCAttgtggccgggagaagaagctccaaCCGGCATCCTAGAACTGGCCAAGCGCcttctggaggtggaggaccggCTGAATGAATGGCGGGAGTCAGCCGCTCatgtcggcgccgacgaggcgttGTCGTTCGTACTCTCTTGGTACGACGACATTAACCTGGATGTGCTGCAATCGATGCGAGTCGGCTCCCCCTTCCTCTCAGATCCAGAACTCATAGCGAAGCAGCAGGAGCGGGCCTACTCCTTTATCCAATATGCCGATTTGCATAAATTTGTGGAGGGCCCGATTTCAGAGGCAGATGCCgagatggccgaggaagaagactaG
- the LOC100824708 gene encoding AAA-ATPase At3g28610, translating to MQGDGSKMLSVGKMLALGALSRLRSSAWIYLAPVAAAFTPIGDLRGYLCRRLQLHRRVRRLLPFLDPFVTVDIAARRDNYAYSSSAGQIKSSDAYTEVLAYLSSVSSRDARQLRAEGAVEGDGFVFSLREGQEVADVFNGVTMWWSSATAAAAPGLHFHGSPHGPPCCRLTFHERHRSLVVDQYLPHVRRRGQEVLFGNRRRRLYTNRNGLNYGSRTNEVWSYIDFDHPTTFDTLAMDPAKKRAIMDDLDDFRNNGDYYHRIGKAWKRGYLLHGPPGTGKTTMIAAMANYLGYDIYDIELTTMHSNNDLRKLFVETTGRSIIVIEDIDCSLDLTGSRARATAGTTFQGWQGDGDLDAYGMRNTKTRDERGNIMTLSGLLNFIDGLWSVHSGERIIVFTTNHLDKLDPALIRRGRMDMHIEMSYCEFEAFKKLAENYLGVDAHPLFDAVRELLRAVEITPADVAECLITSKRSARDADACLGRLLDELKKKAGEKEEQNRVAVDDGTDAGESFCSAAEMIVNKV from the exons ATGCAGGGCGACGGCAGCAAGATGCTGAGCGTGGGCAAGATGCTAGCCCTGGGCGCGCTCAGCAGACTCCGTTCATCGGCGTGGATCTACCTGGCGCCGGTGGCCGCAGCTTTCACGCCGATCGGCGACCTCAGGGGCTACCTCTGCCGGCGCCTTCAGCTCCATCGGCGCGTGCGGCGGCTGCTCCCGTTCCTCGACCCGTTCGTCACCGTGGACATCGCGGCCAGGCGGGACAACTACGCCTACTCCAGCTCCGCCGGCCAGATCAAGTCCAGCGACGCCTACACGGAGGTGCTGGCGTACCTGAGCTCCGTGTCCTCCCGCGACGCGCGGCAGCTGCGCGCcgaaggcgccgtcgaggGCGACGGCTTCGTGTTCAGCCTCCGCGAGGGGCAAGAGGTGGCCGACGTCTTCAATGGCGTCACCATGTGGTGGTCTTCGGCcacggctgctgcggctcctgGGCTCCACTTTCATGGGTCGCCGCACGGGCCGCCCTGCTGCCGCCTCACGTTCCACGAGCGCCACCGCAGCCTCGTCGTGGACCAGTACCTGCCGCACGTCCGCCGGCGCGGCCAGGAGGTCTTGttcggcaaccgccgccgccggctctaCACCAACAGGAACGGCCTCAACTACGG TTCGAGGACAAACGAGGTGTGGAGCTACATTGACTTCGACCACCCAACCACGTTCGACACGCTGGCCATGGACCCGGCCAAGAAGCGAGCGATCATGGACGACCTCGACGACTTCCGGAACAACGGGGACTACTACCACCGCATCGGCAAGGCGTGGAAGCGCGGGTACCTGCTGCACGGCCCGCCGGGCACCGGCAAGACCACCATgatcgccgccatggccaacTACCTCGGCTACGACATCTACGACATCGAGCTCACCACCATGCACAGCAACAACGACCTCCGCAAGCTCTTCGTCGAAACCACCGGCAGGTCCATCATCGTCATCGAGGACATCGACTGCTCCCTCGACCTCACCGGcagccgcgcccgcgccacgGCCGGCACCACATTTCAAGGATGGCAGGGTGATGGCGACCTGGACGCCTACGGCATGAGGAACACGAAGACGCGCGACGAAAGGGGGAACATCATGACGCTGTCCGGCCTGCTCAACTTCATCGACGGGCTGTGGTCGGTGCACAGCGGCGAGCGGATCATCGTGTTCACCACCAACCATCTGGACAAGCTCGACCCGGCGCTGATCCGGCGCGGCCGGATGGACATGCACATCGAGATGTCCTACTGCGAGTTCGAGGCGTTCAAGAAGCTGGCGGAGAACTACCTCGGGGTGGACGCGCACCCGCTCTTCGACGCAGTCAGGGAGCTGCTGCGGGCCGTGGAGATCACCCCCGCGGACGTCGCCGAGTGCCTGATAACGTCCAAGCGCAGCGCCCGTGACGCGGACGCTTGCCTCGGCCGTCTGCTGGACGAGCTCAAGAAGAAGGCTggggagaaggaagaacagaACAGAGTAGCCGTGGACGACGGAACAGATGCTGGTGAAAGCTTTTGTAGCGCCGCTGAGATGATTGTAAACAAGGTCTAA
- the LOC100821631 gene encoding serine/threonine-protein phosphatase PP1 isoform X1, translating to MDGNALEELIRRLLDGKKNKGPGKKVQISEAEIRHLCVTAKEIFLSQPNLLELEAPINVCGDIHGQFSDLLRLFDYGGLPPSANYLFLGDYVDRGKQSIETICLLLAYKIKFPDNFFLLRGNHECASINRIYGFYDECKRRFSVRLWKLFTDCFNCLPVAAVIDDKILCMHGGLSPDLDSLDRIREIQRPVDVPDQGLLCDLLWSDPDRESSGWGENDRGVSFTFGADKVAEFLNKHDLDLICRAHQLLAMAMAMEQVVEDGYEFFADRQLVTIFSAPNYCGEFNNAGALMNVDASLLCSFQILKPLRGRSQTEG from the exons ATGGACGGGAACGCCCTCGAGGAGCTGATACGGCGGCTCCTGGAcgggaagaagaacaaggggCCGGGGAAGAAGGTGCAGATCAGCGAGGCGGAGATCCGGCACCTCTGCGTCACCGCCAAGGAGATCTTCCTCTCCCAGCCCAACCTCCTCGAGCTCGAGGCCCCCATCAACGTCTGCG GCGACATCCACGGGCAATTCTCGGACCTGCTGCGGCTGTTCGACTACGGCGGGCTGCCGCCGAGCGCCAACTACCTGTTCCTGGGCGACTACGTGGACCGGGGCAAGCAGAGCATCGAGACCATCTGCCTGCTGCTGGCCTACAAGATCAAGTTCCCGGACAACTTCTTCCTGCTGAGAGGGAACCACGAGTGCGCCTCCATCAACCGAATCTACGGCTTCTACGACGAGTGCAAGCGCCGCTTCAGCGTGCGCCTCTGGAAGCTCTTCACCGACTGCTTCAACTgcctccccgtcgccgccgtcatcgACGACAAGATCCTCTGCATGCACGGCGGCCTCTCCCCGGACCTCGACAGCCTCGACCGGATCAGGGAGATCCAGCGGCCCGTCGACGTCCCCGACCAGGGCCTCCTCTGCGACCTCCTCTGGTCCGACCCCGACCGCGAGAGCTCCGGATGGGGCGAGAACGACCGCGGCGTCTCCTTCACCTTCGGCGCCGACAAGGTCGCCGAGTTCTTGAACAAGCACGACCTCGACCTCATCTGCCGCGCTCACCAG TTGttggcaatggcaatggcaatggaACAGGTTGTGGAGGACGGGTACGAGTTCTTCGCGGACCGGCAGCTGGTGACAATATTCTCCGCGCCCAACTACTGCGGGGAGTTCAACAACGCCGGCGCGCTCATGAACGTCGACGCCAGCCTGCTCTGCTCCTTCCAGATCCTCAAACCGTTGAGAGGCAGATCGCAGACGGAGGGATGA
- the LOC100821631 gene encoding serine/threonine-protein phosphatase PP1 isoform X2, whose protein sequence is MDGNALEELIRRLLDGKKNKGPGKKVQISEAEIRHLCVTAKEIFLSQPNLLELEAPINVCGDIHGQFSDLLRLFDYGGLPPSANYLFLGDYVDRGKQSIETICLLLAYKIKFPDNFFLLRGNHECASINRIYGFYDECKRRFSVRLWKLFTDCFNCLPVAAVIDDKILCMHGGLSPDLDSLDRIREIQRPVDVPDQGLLCDLLWSDPDRESSGWGENDRGVSFTFGADKVAEFLNKHDLDLICRAHQVVEDGYEFFADRQLVTIFSAPNYCGEFNNAGALMNVDASLLCSFQILKPLRGRSQTEG, encoded by the exons ATGGACGGGAACGCCCTCGAGGAGCTGATACGGCGGCTCCTGGAcgggaagaagaacaaggggCCGGGGAAGAAGGTGCAGATCAGCGAGGCGGAGATCCGGCACCTCTGCGTCACCGCCAAGGAGATCTTCCTCTCCCAGCCCAACCTCCTCGAGCTCGAGGCCCCCATCAACGTCTGCG GCGACATCCACGGGCAATTCTCGGACCTGCTGCGGCTGTTCGACTACGGCGGGCTGCCGCCGAGCGCCAACTACCTGTTCCTGGGCGACTACGTGGACCGGGGCAAGCAGAGCATCGAGACCATCTGCCTGCTGCTGGCCTACAAGATCAAGTTCCCGGACAACTTCTTCCTGCTGAGAGGGAACCACGAGTGCGCCTCCATCAACCGAATCTACGGCTTCTACGACGAGTGCAAGCGCCGCTTCAGCGTGCGCCTCTGGAAGCTCTTCACCGACTGCTTCAACTgcctccccgtcgccgccgtcatcgACGACAAGATCCTCTGCATGCACGGCGGCCTCTCCCCGGACCTCGACAGCCTCGACCGGATCAGGGAGATCCAGCGGCCCGTCGACGTCCCCGACCAGGGCCTCCTCTGCGACCTCCTCTGGTCCGACCCCGACCGCGAGAGCTCCGGATGGGGCGAGAACGACCGCGGCGTCTCCTTCACCTTCGGCGCCGACAAGGTCGCCGAGTTCTTGAACAAGCACGACCTCGACCTCATCTGCCGCGCTCACCAG GTTGTGGAGGACGGGTACGAGTTCTTCGCGGACCGGCAGCTGGTGACAATATTCTCCGCGCCCAACTACTGCGGGGAGTTCAACAACGCCGGCGCGCTCATGAACGTCGACGCCAGCCTGCTCTGCTCCTTCCAGATCCTCAAACCGTTGAGAGGCAGATCGCAGACGGAGGGATGA
- the LOC100821949 gene encoding exocyst complex component EXO70B1, translating into MDGSAELEAAERVVMRWDSSSASASAAAAAAAADEPMLFDGAGDRAEAERFLRAVDDIRRLAPPSPASVGSPRRLSSGSSALGGAGCSAAQVAMARLEDEFRHVLSSRAFDLEIEALADLTSLSSISTDRSNSVSSIDLPVVEEDDPVSYAVGRRSSYRSLRSIREIDLLPDDAVADLRAIASRMAAAGYGRECAQVYASVRKPAVDASLRRLGVERLSIGDVQRLEWEALEAKIRRWIRAARAAVRGVFASERRLSFHIFHDLPISNVAVAAAVPAAAATHDTPFAEAVKGAALQLFGFAEAISIGRRSPEKLFKIIDLHDALSDLLPDVSDIFAASKAAESIYVQAVEIRSRLADAVRGILSEFENAVLRDPPKTAVPGGNVHPLTRYVMNYSSLISEYKATLSELIVSRPSASARLAAEGNELAPSLAELELPELDNQSPLSAHIIWIIVVLEHNLEGKASLYKDTALSHLFLMNNVHYIVHKVKDSPELWSMIGDDYLKRLTGKFTVAATHYQRTSWLKILNCLRDEGLHVSGGFSSGISKSALRERFKSFNAAFEDAHRVQSGWSVPDTQLREELRISISEKLLPAYRSFLGRFRHHIENGKHPELYIKHSAEDLEIAVNDFFEGVTPSPHNRRRSHG; encoded by the coding sequence ATGGACGGATCggcggagctggaggcggcggagcgggtGGTCATGCGCTGGgactcctcctcggcctccgcgtccgcggcggcggcggcggcggcggcggacgagcCGATGCTGTTCGACGGCGCGGGGGACCGGGCCGAGGCGGAGCGGTTCCTCCGCGCGGTGGACGACATCcgccgcctcgcgccgccgtcgcccgcgtCCGTCGGCAGCCCGCGCCGGCTGTCGTCCGGGTCCTCGGCGCTGGGGGGTGCCGGGTGCAGCGCCGCGCAGGTCGCGATGGCGCGGCTCGAGGACGAGTTCCGCCACGTGCTGTCGTCACGCGCCTTCGACCTCGAGATCGAGGCGCTCGCCGACCTcacctccctctcctccatctccaccgACCGCTCCAACTCGGTCTCCTCCATCGACCTCCCCGtcgtggaggaggacgacCCCGTTTCCTACGCCGtcggccgccgcagcagctaCCGCTCGCTCCGGAGCATCCGCGAGATCGACCTCCTCCCCGacgacgccgtcgccgacctcCGCGCCATCGCGTCCCGGATGGCCGCCGCTGGCTACGGCCGCGAGTGCGCCCAGGTGTACGCCTCCGTCCGCAAGCCGGCCGTCGACGCCTCCCTCCGCCGGCTCGGCGTCGAACGGCTCAGCATCGgcgacgtccagcgcctcgagTGGGAAGCCCTCGAGGCCAAGATCCGCCGGTGgatccgcgccgcccgcgccgccgtccgcggcGTCTTCGCCAGCGAGCGCCGCCTCTCCTTCCACATCTTCCACGACCTCCCAATCTCCAAcgtcgccgttgccgccgccgtccccgcggcTGCCGCCACGCACGACACCCCCTTCGCCGAGGCCGTCAAGGGCGCGGCGCTGCAGCTGTTTGGCTTCGCCGAGGCCATCAGCatcggccgccgctcccctgAGAAGCTCTTCAAGATCATCGACCTCCACGACGCTCTCTCTGACCTGCTCCCTGATGTCTCCGACATTTTTGCGGCCTCCAAGGCCGCCGAATCGATATACGTACAGGCCGTCGAGATCCGATCCCGACTCGCCGATGCCGTGCGAGGGATACTTTCGGAGTTTGAGAACGCCGTTCTACGCGACCCGCCCAAGACTGCCGTTCCTGGCGGCAATGTCCACCCGCTCACTCGGTATGTGATGAACTATAGCAGCCTCATTTCCGAGTACAAGGCCACGCTCTCTGAGCTGATCGTTTCGCGTCCATCAGCTAGTGCACGGCTTGCTGCTGAAGGGAATGAGCTCGCGCCGTCCTTGgccgagctcgagctccctGAGCTTGATAACCAGTCACCCCTTTCAGCTCATATCATTTGGATCATTGTTGTCCTTGAACACAACCTGGAGGGCAAGGCGTCGCTGTACAAGGACACGGCTCTCTCGCATTTGTTCTTGATGAACAATGTGCACTATATTGTGCACAAGGTGAAGGACTCACCAGAACTCTGGAGCATGATTGGTGATGATTACTTGAAGCGGCTTACCGGAAAGTTCACAGTGGCGGCCACACATTACCAGCGGACATCATGGCTGAAGATCTTGAATTGTTTGCGAGATGAGGGGCTTCATGTAAGTGGTGGCTTCTCATCAGGAATATCCAAGTCAGCTCTCCGGGAGCGGTTCAAGTCCTTCAATGCTGCGTTTGAGGATGCGCATAGGGTGCAATCCGGGTGGTCTGTGCCGGACACTCAGCTGAGGGAGGAGCTAAGGATCTCAATATCAGAGAAGCTGTTGCCAGCATATCGGTCATTCCTTGGCAGGTTCCGGCATCATATAGAGAATGGGAAGCATCCAGAGCTGTACATCAAGCACTCAGCGGAGGACCTAGAGATTGCAGTGAATGATTTCTTTGAAGGGGTTACTCCTTCCCCACACAACAGGAGGAGATCACATGGATAG
- the LOC100822258 gene encoding uncharacterized protein LOC100822258, with protein MGSGELTASEVAALLDLKPHPEGGYYAETFRDSSISLTTAQLPPQYKVDRAVSTAIYFLLPAGSVSRLHRIPCAETWHFYKGEPLTVFELHDDGHIDLTVIGPHIDAGQRPQYTVPPNVWFGSFPTLDVESFASDGSFLLKSRKRDPEQHYSLVGCTCAPGFQYEDFEMATFDDVKSIAPKSEPFLNYLIPSDK; from the exons ATGGGATCGGGCGAGTTGACGGCgtcggaggtggcggcgctgctggaTCTGAAGCCGCACCCGGAGGGCGGGTACTATGCCGAGACCTTCCGCGactcctccatctccctcaCCACCGCGCAGCTCCCGCCTCAGT ACAAGGTTGATCGTGCCGTAAGCACTGCTATCTATTTCCTGCTTCCTGCAGGGAGTGTTTCACGACTCCATCGCATTCCCTGTGCTGAAACATGGCATTTCTACAAGGGAGAGCCTCTCACG GTCTTTGAGCTACACGATGATGGGCACATTGACCTCACTGTAATTGGTCCGCACATAGACGCTGGCCAGCGCCCCCAGTATACCGTGCCACCAAATGTGTGGTTTGGCTCTTTCCCTACACTGGATGTTGAATCGTTCGCGTCTGATGGCAGTTTTCTTCTCAAGTCTCGGAAGAGGGATCCCGAGCAGCATTACTCCCTAGTTGGCTGCACTTGTGCCCCTGGCTTTCAGTACGAGGACTTTGAAATGGCCACTTTTGATGATGTGAAATCTATTGCCCCGAAGTCAGAACCCTTTCTCAATTACCTTATCCCTTCTGATAAGTGA
- the LOC112271467 gene encoding protein FAR1-RELATED SEQUENCE 5-like, with amino-acid sequence MGDIDKAMPQVGMRFKNPDEAWVFWVAYGGRAGFDVRKRNKNVSKLDGQVVSCRFVCSNEGIRKKREILDHVPKRLRAETRIDCKARMTITLNRLARNYEITDVVLEHNHFLQLPQTCHLMASQRKISEMQAFEIEIAEDSGIMPKAAHEFACRQVGGPLNLGYACRDQKNHLRSKRQRELAFGQAGSMLKYFHDKIVENPSFQYALQLHCEEHITNIFWADAKMVLDYAHFGDVVTFDTTFGTNKEYRPFGVFLGLNQFRETTIFSAALLFDETCDSFRWFFETFLAAHNGRQPRTIYTDQDAAMGKAIGIVFTESYHGLCTFHIMQNAVKHLTQVKGQENDEGKEKDEGKDEDEESHILTDFSHYMYGYENKDEFEEAFDNMRQKVHKQSWLDSMYKLKEKWAECYMRDVFSLGVRSTQLSESFNNSLKNHLKSDFHIVRFLMHFERMVEVKKRTELQSEFEARKKLPRIKMHTPMLVLASKEYTPVIFEAFQSEYERSMAACTRILDGNNKFAISIGSLHGDLKFEEEHIMTGDPLTQTVSCSCEMFNRTGILCGHGLKVLDLMDIKTLPTHYYLKRWTREARNGSILDRQGRNVVENPKLEAQLRYKNLSHKFHTMAYKVVNSLECCLMLENALNNIGPQLEDKLNATTNTMDKQGSGQENVDPNLQQTNEFLAAAKLKKKEVPSKNLRRKKTWLDKLLKGGGQFKLLHPKTEEQSNERNMMV; translated from the exons ATGGGAGACATTGATAAAGCAATGCCTCAAGTAGGCATGCGGTTTAAAAATCCAGATGAAGCTTGGGTGTTTTGGGTTGCATATGGGGGTCGTGCAGGGTTTGATGtgaggaaaagaaacaaaaatgttaGCAAGTTAGATGGTCAAGTAGTGTCATGCAGATTTGTTTGTTCCAATGAGGGTATtcggaaaaaaagagaaatattgGATCATGTGCCAAAGCGTTTGAGGGCTGAAACTAGGATAGATTGCAAAGCTCGGATGACTATAACGTTGAATCGACTTGCACGAAATTATGAAATCACTGATGTTGTGTTGGAACACAATCACTTTCTTCAATTACCACAAACATGTCACTTGATGGCATCACAAAGGAAGATTTCTGAAATGCAAGCTTTTGAAATAGAAATCGCTGAGGATTCTGGAATTATGCCAAAAGCTGCACACGAGTTTGCTTGTCGTCAAGTTGGTGGACCACTTAACCTCGGCTACGCTTGTCGTGACCAAAAGAATCATTTGCGAAGCAAGCGGCAGAGGGAGTTGGCTTTTGGACAAGCCGGTAGTATGTTGAAGTATTTCCATGACAAAATCGTTGAGAACCCATCTTTCCAATATGCTTTGCAGTTGCATTGTGAGGAGCATATAACCAACATATTCTGGGCTGATGCTAAAATGGTTCTTGACTATGCACACTTTGGTGATGTTGTCACATTTGATACTACTTTTGGCACAAACAAAGAATATAGGCCATTTGGTGTTTTTCTTGGGCTCAATCAATTCAGAGAAACCACCATTTTCAGTGCTGCACTGCTATTTGATGAAACATGTGACTCATTTAGATGGTTTTTCGAGACTTTTCTAGCTGCACATAATGGAAGGCAACCTAGAACTATTTACACGGATCAAGATGCAGCAATGGGGAAAGCTATTGGGATAGTCTTCACGGAATCATATCATGGATTGTGCACCTTTCATATAATGCAGAATGCTGTCAAACATTTAACTCAAGTGAAGGGTCAAGAAAATGATGAAGGTAAAGAGAAAGATGAGGGGAAAGATGAAGACGAGGAGTCTCATATTCTCACTGATTTTAGTCATTATATGTATGGTTATGAGAACAAAGACGAATTTGAAGAAGCATTTGACAATATGAGACAAAAGGTGCATAAGCAATCTTGGTTAGATAGTATGTACAAGCTGAAAGAAAAATGGGCTGAATGTTATATGAGAGATGTTTTCAGTTTGGGAGTGAGAAGTACACAACTTAGTGAGAGTTTCAATAATTCATTGAAAAACCATTTGAAATCAGATTTTCATATTGTTCGGTTCTTGATGCATTTTGAGAGGATGGtagaagtaaaaaaaagaacggAATTGCAATCTGAATTTGAGGCAAGGAAGAAGTTACCAAGAATCAAGATGCACACACCTATGTTGGTGCTAGCAAGCAAAGAGTACACTCCGGTTATTTTTGAAGCTTTCCAAAGTGAATATGAAAGATCCATGGCTGCATGCACTAGAATATTGGATGGAAATAACAAGTTTGCTATTTCTATTGGGAGTTTGCATGGTGATCTGAAATTTGAGGAGGAGCACATAATGACAGGTGATCCTTTGACCCAAACAGTTTCATGTAGTTGTGAAATGTTCAATAGGACAGGAATATTATGTGGACATGGTCTCAAAGTTCTCGATTTGATGGATATAAAGACCTTGCCAACACACTACTACTTAAAGAGATGGACTAGGGAAGCACGTAACGGAAGCATACTTGATAGACAAGGAAGGAATGTGGTAGAAAATCCAAAGTTGGAAGCTCAGCTTCGGTACAAGAATTTGTCTCACAAATTTCACACAATGGCATATAAAGTAGTCAACTCTCTAGAATGTTGTCTCATGTTAGAAAATGCACTTAACAACATTGGTCCTCAACTAGAGGATAAACTCAATGCAACTACCAATACTATGGATAAGCAAGGTAGTGGCCAAGAAAATGTTGACCCAAATCTTCAGCAAACAAATGAGTTTCTTGCTGCTGCAAAACTCAAGAAAAAGGAGGTTCCATCAAAAAATTTaaggagaaagaaaacttGGCTTGATAAGTTACTCAAGGGAGGCGGCCAATTCAAGTTGCTGCATCCAAAAACAGAGGAGCAAAG CAACGAAAGAAACATGATGGTGTAG